A portion of the Mycobacterium paraseoulense genome contains these proteins:
- a CDS encoding nuclear transport factor 2 family protein → MTERAEPSVTEADAGALLAIESIKQLKARYCRHLDAKDWAAWRTIFTDDFVSDTAEAGGKVIDGADEFVTFTRRALGRPGQATAHQVHAPEITLTSPTTARGVWALQDVVRFGPGVTLVGYGHYHETYQNIAGQWFIKSSKLTRLREDIVTPVFSLYVSDRIRRTIGRVANVVMSR, encoded by the coding sequence ATGACCGAGCGTGCGGAGCCCAGCGTCACCGAAGCGGACGCCGGCGCGCTGCTGGCCATCGAATCCATCAAGCAGCTCAAGGCCCGCTACTGCCGGCACCTCGACGCCAAGGACTGGGCGGCGTGGCGAACCATCTTCACCGATGACTTCGTCAGCGACACGGCCGAGGCCGGCGGCAAGGTGATCGACGGTGCGGACGAGTTCGTGACCTTCACGCGCAGGGCCCTCGGGCGGCCGGGCCAGGCCACCGCCCACCAGGTGCATGCCCCCGAAATCACGCTCACGTCCCCGACGACCGCGCGCGGCGTGTGGGCGCTGCAGGACGTGGTTCGATTCGGCCCCGGCGTGACCCTGGTGGGCTACGGCCATTACCACGAGACCTACCAGAACATCGCCGGGCAGTGGTTCATCAAGAGCTCCAAGCTAACTCGACTGCGAGAGGATATCGTCACTCCCGTGTTTTCCCTCTACGTCTCTGACCGAATCCGCCGGACGATCGGCCGAGTCGCCAATGTGGTGATGAGCCGATGA
- a CDS encoding acyltransferase family protein: MDDVETARPARNLAVDFYRASGVVAIVLGHWLAGSVTYRDGQFGRENPLLDMPWTQWLTWIFQAVPVFFFVAGYAGAVSWAHRREADNFSRQAWIRHRLARVLGPTTVYVALISVLVVALQVRHAPGTVLEYAGWAVAMHLWFLAVYVLVVSLTPVAVAAHRRWGLRVPVVLAAAVVLIDAVSLAGHVPYVGALNYLLCWGLLYQLGIAWQGGLLAGRRPVLIAAGSAVALALLIRVGPYPVSMIGVPGEAIENTTPPTVAMMAFACTQAGLAMALAATLDRVLRHRPVRHVLSTANANVMALYLWHMIPVVLVAIVAYPAGLIPQPHEGSAAWWLVRLEWITILSVVAAAEMVLLWWQRRFFAVPLPTFGLPLGDRWGEAIMLCGAVLAAVGLHLLAQGGFAPDGRFSWPTAAVFAAGVVLVALRPKTPSPVTGLEARRRPSA; this comes from the coding sequence ATGGACGACGTAGAAACCGCGCGACCGGCCCGCAATCTTGCGGTGGACTTCTACCGCGCGTCGGGCGTGGTGGCCATCGTATTGGGCCACTGGCTGGCCGGTTCCGTGACCTATCGCGACGGTCAATTCGGCCGGGAGAACCCGCTGCTCGACATGCCGTGGACGCAATGGCTGACCTGGATATTCCAGGCCGTCCCGGTGTTCTTCTTCGTGGCCGGGTACGCCGGAGCCGTGTCATGGGCGCACCGCCGCGAGGCCGACAATTTCTCGCGCCAGGCGTGGATTCGCCACCGCTTGGCTCGGGTGCTGGGGCCGACAACCGTCTACGTCGCGCTGATTTCGGTCCTCGTGGTGGCGCTCCAGGTCCGCCATGCTCCGGGCACGGTGTTGGAGTACGCGGGCTGGGCGGTGGCCATGCACCTGTGGTTCCTCGCCGTCTACGTGCTGGTGGTGTCTCTGACACCGGTTGCCGTTGCGGCACACCGGCGTTGGGGCCTCAGAGTGCCGGTGGTGCTGGCCGCGGCGGTCGTGCTGATCGATGCCGTCTCGCTCGCGGGCCATGTCCCCTATGTCGGCGCGCTCAACTACCTGCTGTGCTGGGGCCTGCTCTACCAGCTCGGGATCGCGTGGCAGGGCGGGCTGTTGGCCGGCCGCAGACCGGTGCTGATCGCCGCCGGTTCGGCAGTCGCTCTGGCACTGCTGATCCGGGTGGGGCCGTATCCGGTGAGCATGATCGGCGTTCCGGGCGAAGCGATCGAGAACACGACGCCACCGACGGTGGCGATGATGGCGTTCGCGTGCACGCAGGCCGGGCTGGCTATGGCACTCGCAGCGACACTCGACCGCGTCCTGCGGCACCGCCCGGTGCGACACGTCTTGTCGACCGCCAATGCCAACGTGATGGCCCTTTACCTCTGGCACATGATTCCGGTGGTCCTCGTCGCGATCGTCGCTTATCCGGCCGGCCTGATACCGCAGCCCCACGAGGGGTCTGCGGCCTGGTGGCTGGTCCGATTGGAGTGGATCACGATCCTCAGCGTGGTGGCGGCGGCCGAAATGGTGCTGCTGTGGTGGCAACGGCGGTTCTTCGCGGTTCCGCTCCCGACGTTCGGACTGCCACTCGGCGATCGCTGGGGCGAAGCAATCATGCTCTGCGGCGCCGTCCTGGCCGCGGTTGGTCTGCACCTCCTGGCCCAGGGCGGCTTCGCACCGGACGGGCGATTCTCCTGGCCGACCGCGGCGGTGTTCGCCGCGGGCGTGGTCCTGGTGGCGTTGCGGCCCAAGACGCCGTCGCCCGTCACCGGCCTTGAGGCGCGGCGGCGCCCGAGCGCCTAA
- a CDS encoding NAD-dependent epimerase/dehydratase family protein, with protein sequence MTASTVLVTGAFGQIGKRCTQILLDRERTVIAMDLRSDNTLAVERELVAARHSGTLIPAYADLLDAEAVRDLVATHQPDAVVHLAAIVSPLSYRKPALARRVNVGGTENLLAACTALPRPPLFLMASSAAVYGSRNPYRQPERITPDTPVNPIDQYGQDKVLAEAAIRASGLPFALFRLGGVISPDTHTTVNGDSLLLMRSMPGDNRMHAVDARDVALAFANGVDRQASIAGKVILIGGNESYVLTQRELEDGLMEAVGLGGLGPSASLPGDPSDDRGWSFTGWYDTTEAQALLDFQQHDWSQTLAWIAETQGRTRTVVRLLSPILRPLLRTVLKVQRRLEGRGPYADPWTLIEKHYGAAALAAAE encoded by the coding sequence ATGACGGCCTCCACCGTTCTGGTCACCGGCGCATTCGGACAAATCGGCAAACGTTGCACGCAGATCCTGCTGGACCGCGAACGCACCGTCATCGCGATGGATCTGCGCAGCGACAACACCCTCGCCGTTGAACGGGAGCTGGTCGCCGCCCGGCACTCGGGAACGCTGATCCCCGCCTATGCCGATCTGCTGGACGCCGAGGCAGTACGGGATCTCGTCGCGACCCATCAGCCCGACGCGGTCGTTCACCTCGCCGCGATCGTGTCCCCGCTGTCGTATCGCAAACCCGCGTTGGCCCGCAGGGTGAACGTGGGCGGTACCGAGAATCTCTTGGCGGCGTGCACCGCACTCCCCCGACCGCCGTTGTTCCTGATGGCGTCCAGCGCCGCGGTCTACGGTTCTCGCAACCCCTACCGCCAGCCCGAGCGGATCACCCCGGACACCCCGGTCAATCCCATCGATCAATACGGTCAGGACAAAGTGCTCGCCGAGGCGGCGATCCGCGCCAGCGGCCTGCCGTTTGCGCTCTTCCGGCTGGGTGGGGTCATCTCGCCGGACACGCACACGACGGTCAACGGCGACTCCCTGCTCCTGATGCGATCGATGCCCGGCGACAACCGCATGCACGCGGTGGATGCGCGCGATGTTGCGCTGGCCTTCGCCAACGGCGTCGATCGGCAAGCCAGCATCGCGGGCAAGGTGATACTGATCGGCGGCAACGAGTCGTACGTGCTCACTCAGCGCGAACTCGAGGACGGCCTGATGGAAGCCGTCGGCCTTGGTGGCCTCGGCCCATCCGCCAGCCTGCCCGGCGACCCGAGCGACGACCGCGGCTGGAGCTTCACCGGCTGGTATGACACCACCGAAGCGCAGGCGCTGCTCGATTTCCAGCAACACGACTGGTCGCAGACCCTGGCCTGGATCGCCGAAACCCAGGGCCGCACGCGCACAGTGGTGCGACTGCTGAGCCCGATATTGCGGCCGCTCCTGCGTACCGTGCTGAAGGTGCAGCGCCGGCTCGAGGGACGGGGCCCCTACGCCGACCCGTGGACGCTCATCGAAAAGCACTACGGCGCCGCGGCGCTCGCCGCCGCCGAGTAG
- a CDS encoding MMPL/RND family transporter produces MSAHPDDARTDTIPVAQEPVRDKIPRIIRTFAVPIILGWIAIIAVLNVVVPQLDEVGKMRSVSMAPDDAQSVVATKRMGAIFNEYKSNSSVMIVLEGEKPLGADAHAYYDKMVQKLDADTKHVEHVQDMWSDPLTGAGAQSNDGKAAYVQVYLAGNQGEALANESVESVQSIVKSLTPPKGVKAYVTGPAALSADQHTAGDRSLQLITAATFTVIIGMLLLVYRSVVTVLLTLMMVVLELSAARGMVAFLGYYKIIGLSTFATNLLVTLAIAAATDYAIFLIGRYQEARAVGESREDAYYTMYKGTAHVVLGSGLTIAGATFCLHFTNLPYFQTLGIPLAIGMVVVVAAALTLGPAVISVASRFRKTLEPKRAQRIRGWRKIGALVVRWPGPILVVTIGIALVGLLTLPGYRTNYNDRNYLPADLPANEGYAAADRHFSQARMNPEVLMIESDHDLRNSADFLVIDKIAKTVFRVPGIARVQAITRPQGTPIEHTSIPFQISMQGVTQQMNQKYQEDQMADMLHQADMMQTTIDSMEKMSSITAQMADDMHQMVKKMHDMTIDINELRQHMADFEDFFRPIRSYLYWERHCYDIPVCWSLRSVFDGLDGIDIMTDDIESLLPIMDHLDTLMPQMVALMPSMIENMKAMKTTMLTMYATQKGLQDQQNEAQKNSNAMGKAFDASKNDDSFYLPPETFNNAEFKKGMKNFISPDGHAVRFIISHDGDPMSQEGISHISAIKKAAYEALKGTPLEGSKIYLAGTASIYKDLSDGNTYDLLIAGISSLCLIFIIMLLITRGVVASAVIVGTVLLSLGASFGLSVLIWQHLIGIELHWMVLAMSVIILLAVGADYNLLLVARFKEEIYAGLNTGIIRSMGGTGSVVTSAGLVFAFTMMTMAVSELTVIGQVGTTIGLGLLFDTLVVRSLMTPSIAALLGKWFWWPQRVRQRPVPSPWPKPSDEKVSQETESLAPAR; encoded by the coding sequence ATGAGCGCACACCCCGACGACGCCCGCACCGACACCATCCCCGTCGCCCAAGAACCGGTGCGGGACAAGATTCCGCGAATCATCCGAACCTTCGCCGTGCCCATCATCCTGGGCTGGATCGCGATCATCGCGGTGCTCAACGTCGTCGTCCCCCAGCTGGACGAGGTCGGGAAGATGCGCTCGGTGTCGATGGCCCCCGACGATGCGCAATCTGTCGTCGCGACCAAGCGGATGGGCGCGATCTTCAACGAGTACAAGTCCAACAGCTCGGTCATGATCGTGCTGGAGGGCGAAAAGCCGCTCGGCGCCGACGCTCACGCCTACTACGACAAGATGGTGCAGAAGCTCGACGCCGACACCAAACACGTTGAGCACGTGCAGGATATGTGGAGCGATCCACTGACCGGGGCGGGCGCACAGAGCAACGACGGCAAGGCCGCCTACGTCCAGGTGTATCTGGCGGGGAATCAGGGCGAAGCCCTGGCCAACGAATCGGTCGAGTCCGTCCAGAGCATCGTCAAAAGCCTGACCCCACCCAAGGGGGTGAAGGCCTACGTCACCGGCCCCGCGGCCCTGTCGGCGGACCAGCACACGGCCGGCGACCGCAGCCTGCAGCTCATCACCGCGGCCACCTTCACGGTGATCATCGGAATGCTGCTGCTGGTCTACCGTTCGGTCGTCACCGTGCTACTTACGTTGATGATGGTGGTGCTCGAACTGTCGGCCGCCCGCGGAATGGTCGCCTTTCTGGGCTATTACAAGATCATTGGGCTCTCGACGTTCGCCACCAACCTGTTGGTCACGTTGGCGATCGCGGCAGCCACCGACTACGCGATCTTCTTGATCGGCCGATATCAGGAAGCCCGCGCCGTGGGCGAGTCACGCGAAGACGCGTACTACACCATGTACAAGGGCACCGCCCACGTGGTGCTCGGGTCGGGCCTGACCATCGCCGGCGCCACCTTCTGCCTGCACTTCACCAACCTGCCCTATTTCCAGACGCTCGGGATCCCGTTGGCCATCGGCATGGTGGTGGTGGTCGCAGCGGCGTTGACGCTCGGCCCCGCGGTGATTTCGGTAGCGTCGCGCTTCCGAAAGACGCTCGAGCCCAAGCGTGCCCAGCGAATTCGCGGGTGGCGCAAGATCGGCGCCCTTGTGGTCCGGTGGCCCGGTCCCATCCTGGTCGTGACGATCGGGATCGCGCTCGTCGGCTTGCTGACCTTGCCCGGGTACCGCACCAACTATAACGACCGCAACTACCTGCCCGCGGATCTCCCGGCGAATGAGGGTTACGCGGCCGCCGACCGGCACTTCTCGCAGGCGCGGATGAATCCCGAAGTCCTGATGATCGAGAGTGACCACGATCTGCGCAATTCCGCGGACTTCCTGGTCATCGACAAGATCGCCAAGACCGTCTTCCGGGTGCCGGGAATCGCCCGGGTGCAAGCGATCACCCGGCCGCAGGGCACGCCGATCGAGCACACGTCGATCCCCTTCCAGATCAGCATGCAGGGCGTCACCCAGCAGATGAACCAGAAGTACCAGGAAGACCAGATGGCCGACATGCTGCACCAGGCCGACATGATGCAGACGACCATCGACAGCATGGAAAAGATGTCCAGCATCACCGCGCAGATGGCCGACGACATGCATCAGATGGTTAAAAAGATGCATGACATGACCATCGACATCAACGAATTGCGCCAGCACATGGCCGATTTCGAGGACTTCTTCCGGCCCATCCGCAGCTATCTCTACTGGGAACGGCACTGCTACGACATCCCGGTGTGCTGGTCGCTGCGCTCGGTCTTCGACGGCCTGGACGGCATCGACATCATGACCGACGATATCGAGAGCCTGCTGCCGATCATGGATCATCTCGACACGCTGATGCCCCAGATGGTGGCGCTGATGCCTTCGATGATCGAGAACATGAAGGCCATGAAAACGACGATGCTGACCATGTATGCGACCCAGAAGGGCCTGCAAGATCAGCAGAACGAGGCGCAGAAGAACTCCAACGCCATGGGCAAGGCGTTCGATGCGTCCAAAAACGACGACTCGTTCTACCTGCCGCCGGAGACCTTCAACAACGCCGAGTTCAAGAAGGGGATGAAGAACTTCATCTCCCCCGACGGCCATGCAGTGCGCTTCATCATCAGCCATGACGGTGATCCGATGTCGCAAGAAGGCATTTCGCACATCAGCGCCATCAAGAAGGCCGCTTACGAGGCGCTCAAGGGCACGCCGCTGGAGGGCTCCAAGATTTATCTGGCGGGCACCGCATCGATCTACAAAGACCTCAGCGACGGCAACACCTATGACTTGCTGATCGCCGGGATCTCTTCGCTGTGTTTGATTTTCATCATCATGCTACTCATCACCCGCGGCGTGGTGGCGTCGGCCGTCATCGTGGGCACCGTGCTGCTCTCGCTGGGCGCGTCGTTCGGTCTGTCGGTGTTGATCTGGCAGCACCTCATCGGCATCGAGCTGCACTGGATGGTGCTCGCGATGTCGGTCATCATCCTGCTTGCCGTGGGCGCGGACTACAACTTGTTGTTGGTGGCGCGGTTCAAGGAGGAGATCTACGCCGGCCTGAACACCGGGATCATCCGTTCGATGGGCGGCACCGGCTCGGTGGTCACCTCGGCGGGCCTGGTTTTCGCCTTCACGATGATGACGATGGCGGTCAGTGAGCTGACGGTCATCGGCCAGGTCGGTACCACCATCGGACTGGGCCTGCTGTTCGACACCCTCGTCGTGCGGTCGCTGATGACGCCATCGATCGCCGCCCTGCTGGGCAAGTGGTTCTGGTGGCCCCAACGCGTGCGGCAGCGCCCGGTGCCCTCGCCCTGGCCCAAGCCGAGCGACGAGAAGGTGTCCCAGGAAACCGAATCCCTGGCTCCCGCTAGGTAA
- a CDS encoding acyl-CoA dehydrogenase family protein — MTSESVEEFRGRARAWLAENLPRLDSGDAMVLQRDELTSWQRARELQKKLYDGGFAGICFPREYGGLGLGYEYKKAFDAEALAYETPLMLNVPSFAICCATILDMGSEEQKRTHIAAALRGDEVLVQLLSEPSGGSDLAGILTRADRRDGRWVINGAKTWSTWAFAADYGLCLARTDWNAPKHEGLTMFLVPLRHPGVTINRIKQVNGSVEFCEEFFDDVDVGDDAVVGEPGKGWDVASRQLYHERRSMGDGSEYTSGPGIAEAEDISVDLLAVAEKANQAGSERVREMVGRALVHRAVHGQLSEHVFHAVTDGSLPPAAGSIIRLFMAEVHDVENDTALAVAGPAAVVDDEAGLLDIGVRYLGRQIASIGGGTTEMARNVIGERVLNLPREYAADRGVPFNQVRHGKA; from the coding sequence GTGACGTCGGAGTCGGTTGAGGAATTCCGGGGACGGGCCAGGGCGTGGCTGGCCGAGAACCTGCCGCGGCTGGATTCCGGAGACGCGATGGTCCTGCAGCGCGACGAACTGACCTCCTGGCAGCGCGCCCGCGAACTGCAGAAGAAGCTGTACGACGGCGGATTCGCCGGCATCTGCTTTCCGCGCGAATACGGCGGCCTGGGCTTGGGTTACGAATACAAGAAGGCGTTCGATGCCGAGGCGCTGGCCTACGAGACGCCACTGATGCTCAACGTTCCCTCTTTCGCCATCTGCTGCGCGACGATCCTCGACATGGGCAGCGAGGAGCAGAAGCGCACGCACATCGCGGCCGCGTTGCGCGGCGACGAAGTGCTGGTGCAGCTGCTGTCCGAACCCAGTGGGGGATCAGATCTGGCGGGCATCCTCACCCGCGCCGACCGCCGTGACGGGCGGTGGGTCATCAACGGCGCCAAGACGTGGAGCACGTGGGCGTTCGCCGCCGACTACGGCCTGTGCCTGGCCCGGACTGACTGGAACGCGCCCAAACACGAAGGGCTGACGATGTTCCTGGTGCCGCTGCGGCATCCCGGCGTCACGATCAACCGCATCAAGCAGGTCAACGGCTCGGTCGAGTTCTGCGAGGAGTTCTTCGACGACGTCGACGTGGGCGACGACGCCGTGGTGGGGGAGCCGGGGAAGGGCTGGGACGTCGCGTCGCGCCAGCTCTACCACGAACGCCGCAGTATGGGCGACGGATCGGAATACACCAGCGGACCGGGAATCGCTGAGGCTGAAGACATTTCGGTTGACCTGCTGGCCGTGGCCGAGAAGGCGAACCAGGCCGGCAGCGAACGAGTCCGCGAGATGGTGGGCAGGGCCCTGGTCCATCGGGCCGTGCACGGACAACTCAGCGAGCATGTCTTCCACGCGGTGACCGACGGATCCCTGCCGCCCGCCGCGGGATCGATCATCCGGCTGTTCATGGCCGAGGTGCACGACGTCGAAAACGACACCGCGTTGGCCGTCGCGGGCCCGGCGGCCGTGGTCGACGACGAGGCGGGGCTGCTCGACATCGGCGTCCGCTACCTGGGCCGTCAGATCGCCAGCATCGGCGGCGGAACCACCGAGATGGCGCGCAACGTGATCGGGGAGCGGGTCCTGAACCTGCCGCGCGAATACGCCGCCGACCGTGGCGTGCCGTTCAACCAGGTGCGGCACGGAAAAGCCTGA
- a CDS encoding TetR family transcriptional regulator has product MEAVVVNQMGLRERRRRQTSADIRDAAVRLTLDRGFDKVTIDEICAEAGISTRTFFNYFPNKESAIAYGPSDIPPELVAEFVAAGPAPYSVVLAELITLAAHHLRDVPPRREHAAHMLELAKTSPAVLAAFLADLERFQTHLTDVVARRQGMRPDDEIVALIAALALTAVRSGIERWSRGEAGDDDDTPMPHVERAAALVNSIFTE; this is encoded by the coding sequence ATGGAGGCCGTGGTCGTCAATCAGATGGGTCTGCGTGAGCGCCGTCGCCGCCAAACGAGCGCTGACATCCGCGACGCCGCGGTGCGCCTCACGCTGGACCGCGGATTCGACAAGGTCACCATCGACGAGATCTGCGCCGAGGCGGGGATATCGACGCGCACCTTCTTCAACTACTTCCCCAACAAAGAGTCGGCGATCGCTTACGGCCCGTCGGACATACCTCCCGAGCTGGTCGCGGAGTTCGTCGCCGCTGGTCCGGCTCCTTATTCGGTGGTGCTGGCGGAGCTGATCACGCTGGCGGCACACCACCTTCGCGACGTGCCGCCCCGCCGCGAACACGCGGCCCACATGTTGGAACTCGCCAAGACCTCCCCCGCCGTGCTGGCGGCGTTCCTCGCAGACCTGGAGCGGTTTCAGACTCACCTGACCGACGTGGTCGCGCGCCGCCAGGGCATGCGGCCGGACGATGAGATCGTCGCGTTGATCGCCGCCCTGGCGCTGACGGCGGTGCGGTCGGGCATCGAACGGTGGTCGAGGGGCGAGGCGGGCGATGACGACGACACGCCGATGCCGCACGTGGAACGCGCCGCCGCGCTGGTCAACAGCATCTTCACCGAGTGA
- a CDS encoding aldo/keto reductase: MKQARLANLEVGRLGLGAMGMSVAYAGAGSDDAEAIRTIHRAIDLGVTLIDTAEVYGPYVNEELLARALQGRRDQVVLATKFGLISHTGRNGLDSSPANIRIAVDGSLKRLGTDRVDLYYQHRLDRNTPIEETVGALADLVAAGKVRHIGLSEVGVHTIRRAHAVHPITAVQSEYSLWTRDQEDEILPLLRELGIGFVAYSPLGRGFLTGAIRSTEGLPDSDYRKTNPRFFDENFEHNLQSADELGAISADVGATPAQVALAWLLAKGSDIVPIPGTKRVTRLEENVGADAIELTPDHLSRLDRLTPPMGGHHADAQMGWIDR, translated from the coding sequence ATGAAACAAGCGCGCCTCGCCAACCTGGAGGTCGGCCGCCTGGGCCTGGGCGCCATGGGCATGTCCGTGGCTTACGCCGGTGCCGGCAGCGACGACGCCGAGGCGATCCGCACCATTCATCGCGCCATCGACTTGGGCGTCACCCTGATCGACACCGCCGAGGTGTACGGCCCCTACGTCAACGAAGAGCTGCTCGCCCGCGCCTTGCAGGGCCGGCGCGATCAGGTGGTGCTGGCCACCAAGTTCGGCCTGATCTCGCACACGGGCCGCAACGGCCTGGACAGCAGCCCCGCCAACATCCGGATCGCCGTGGACGGTTCGCTCAAAAGGCTGGGAACCGACCGCGTCGATCTCTACTATCAGCACCGACTCGACCGCAACACTCCCATCGAAGAAACCGTGGGTGCATTAGCCGACCTCGTCGCCGCGGGGAAGGTCCGGCACATCGGCCTTTCGGAGGTCGGCGTGCACACCATCCGGCGGGCGCACGCCGTGCATCCCATCACCGCGGTGCAATCCGAATACTCACTGTGGACGCGTGACCAAGAAGACGAGATATTGCCGCTGCTGCGCGAATTGGGGATCGGGTTCGTCGCCTACTCGCCGTTGGGACGCGGCTTCCTCACCGGCGCTATCCGCTCCACCGAAGGGTTGCCCGACAGTGACTACCGCAAGACCAATCCGCGGTTCTTCGACGAGAACTTCGAACACAACCTGCAAAGCGCCGACGAACTGGGCGCCATCAGCGCTGACGTCGGTGCCACCCCCGCGCAGGTCGCGCTGGCCTGGCTGTTGGCGAAAGGTTCCGACATCGTGCCGATTCCGGGAACCAAGCGTGTGACGCGGCTCGAGGAGAACGTCGGCGCCGACGCCATCGAACTGACACCCGACCACCTATCCCGGCTCGACCGGCTCACTCCGCCGATGGGCGGCCATCACGCCGACGCGCAGATGGGATGGATCGACCGCTGA
- a CDS encoding MmpS family transport accessory protein — MQISKVVRTAWLPLLIVAVLVVGGFAVARVKSFFGAQDTGIMTSPRLDDSKPFKPKVVKYEVFGSARTANVNYLDLSADPKRVDGAPLPWTLVLSTTAPSVFPNLSAQSDGDSLGCRITIDDEVKAENLTNRVHALTFCMVKSA; from the coding sequence GTGCAGATATCGAAGGTTGTGCGCACTGCGTGGTTGCCCCTGCTGATCGTCGCGGTGCTGGTGGTCGGCGGCTTCGCCGTCGCAAGGGTCAAGTCCTTCTTCGGCGCCCAGGACACCGGCATCATGACCAGCCCGAGGCTGGATGACTCCAAGCCGTTCAAGCCGAAAGTGGTCAAGTACGAGGTCTTCGGCTCGGCCCGCACCGCCAACGTGAACTACCTGGACCTGTCCGCCGACCCGAAGCGGGTCGACGGCGCGCCGTTGCCCTGGACGCTGGTCCTCAGCACGACCGCCCCCTCCGTCTTCCCGAACCTCTCGGCGCAAAGCGACGGTGATTCCCTCGGTTGTCGCATCACCATCGACGACGAAGTCAAGGCCGAGAACCTGACCAACCGCGTGCACGCCCTGACCTTCTGCATGGTGAAATCCGCATGA
- a CDS encoding acyl-CoA thioesterase, with protein MTHPFDDAIRLEATSTHVRRGRTHPEWANMVGPFGGITAAVMLRAIESQPERVGEPLALTVNYAAPIADGDFDLSLRAARTNRTNQHWIAELSQDGGVKTTATALFAVRRDGWADTESAPPSVPDPEQLPATDPGLVQWTSLYDMRYVEGPMPGKNGQPSASSTTTLWVRDRAQRPVDYPALAALCDIFYPRIFLRRGRVIPAGTISLTTYFHADQQQLDGLGNDFVLCTAHANTFSGGYFDQSAEVWARDGVLLATTHQVVYFKG; from the coding sequence ATGACACATCCCTTCGACGACGCCATCCGCCTCGAAGCGACGAGCACGCACGTGCGGCGCGGGCGCACCCATCCGGAATGGGCCAACATGGTGGGGCCCTTCGGCGGTATCACCGCCGCCGTGATGCTGCGCGCCATCGAGTCGCAACCCGAGCGCGTCGGCGAGCCGCTGGCATTGACGGTCAACTACGCCGCGCCCATCGCCGACGGGGACTTCGACCTCTCACTTCGGGCCGCGCGCACCAACCGCACCAACCAGCACTGGATCGCCGAACTCAGCCAGGACGGCGGCGTCAAGACCACGGCAACGGCGCTGTTCGCTGTGCGCCGCGACGGCTGGGCCGATACCGAGAGTGCCCCGCCGAGCGTGCCGGACCCGGAGCAGCTGCCTGCCACCGATCCGGGCCTGGTGCAATGGACGAGCCTCTATGACATGCGGTACGTCGAAGGTCCGATGCCCGGCAAGAACGGGCAACCCAGCGCCTCCTCGACGACCACCTTGTGGGTGCGCGACCGAGCCCAACGACCCGTCGACTACCCGGCGCTGGCCGCGCTGTGCGACATCTTCTACCCGCGGATCTTCCTGCGGCGCGGCCGCGTCATCCCGGCGGGGACGATCTCGTTGACGACCTACTTCCACGCCGACCAGCAGCAACTCGACGGCTTGGGCAACGACTTCGTGCTGTGCACCGCGCACGCCAACACATTCAGCGGTGGCTACTTCGACCAGAGCGCCGAAGTGTGGGCACGGGACGGAGTGCTGCTGGCCACCACGCATCAGGTCGTCTACTTCAAAGGCTGA
- a CDS encoding SDR family oxidoreductase produces MAERLAGKVALISGGARGMGASHVRTLVAEGAKVVFGDILDDEGKAVAAEVGDAARYLRLDVTKPEDWDAAVATALNEFGGIDILVNNAGIINIGTFEDYALSEWQRIIDINLTGVFLGIRAVVKPMKEAGRGSIINISSIEGIAGTIACHGYTATKFAVRGLTKSAALELGPSGIRVNSIHPGLIKTPMTEWVPEDIFQTALGRIAQPKEVSNLVVYLASDESSYSTGSEFVVDGGTTAGLGHKDFSAVDTAGQPDWVT; encoded by the coding sequence GTGGCAGAACGGTTGGCCGGCAAGGTCGCGCTCATCAGTGGGGGCGCGCGGGGGATGGGTGCCTCGCACGTGCGGACGCTGGTGGCCGAGGGGGCCAAGGTGGTGTTTGGTGACATCCTCGACGACGAGGGCAAGGCGGTCGCGGCCGAGGTCGGGGACGCGGCCCGCTACCTGCGCCTCGACGTGACCAAGCCCGAGGACTGGGACGCGGCGGTAGCCACCGCGCTGAACGAGTTCGGCGGCATCGACATCCTCGTCAACAACGCGGGCATCATCAACATCGGCACCTTCGAGGACTACGCGTTGTCGGAATGGCAGCGAATCATCGACATCAATCTGACGGGTGTGTTCCTCGGCATCCGCGCCGTGGTGAAGCCCATGAAGGAAGCCGGGCGGGGATCGATCATCAACATCTCCTCCATCGAGGGGATCGCCGGCACGATCGCCTGCCACGGGTACACAGCCACCAAATTCGCCGTCCGGGGGCTCACCAAGTCGGCGGCACTAGAGTTGGGGCCCAGCGGAATCCGGGTGAACTCGATCCATCCGGGGCTCATCAAGACGCCGATGACCGAGTGGGTCCCCGAGGACATCTTCCAGACCGCGCTGGGGCGGATCGCCCAGCCCAAGGAGGTCTCCAATCTCGTCGTCTACCTGGCCAGCGACGAGTCCAGCTACTCGACCGGCTCGGAGTTCGTCGTCGACGGCGGCACCACCGCGGGCCTGGGCCACAAGGACTTCTCCGCGGTCGACACCGCAGGGCAGCCCGACTGGGTTACCTAG